The sequence GCGATTGCCAGGTTATCGGCAGCGATGTTACTCGACTGGTTAACTATTTTAAGGGCATAAGCGATATTCGATGGTGTCCCGAATACATCCCGGACTGGCTTCATAATGAAGCTATTCCCGAGCAGATGCCGTCGGATTGGCCCGGCTGCGATGATTAGCGAATTAAATTGTTTTGTCGGGACGGTTGATTGATTATAGAAAAATAAAACCGGGCGTCCCTCCTCAAGACCGCCCGGCAAAAAGTTTTCCCTTATGCTATTATCTACTTACATTTCGAATAGCCGCAATTGGGGCAGGTTATACAGCCCGATTCATGCACTAATTTGCTTGAACAATCAGGACATATTTCAGTTCCCAGATCCTTATCTCTTTTCGGTGTTTTGCCATTGCCGAAATGCTTCTGCAGGATTTTCGCCAGCGCATCAGGCATCGACCTGACCAAGCCGCCATTGCCGAATACCTGGGTATCCCCGCCGATACCGCGAAGCTGGTCGATAATCTTTTCAACTGGCACGCCCGAACGCAGTGAGAGCGAAATCAGACGGCAGACAGCTTCGGTGTCAGCCATTGTATCATGCCCGGACTTGCCTATCTGGGCAAAGACCTCAAACGGTATGCCCTCATGGGTGTTGATAGTAACATATAGATTACCGAAACCGGTCTTTATTTTTTCGGTTATGCCGTGAAGCGTCTCCGGTCTATCTTTGATAATTTTTTCTAACGATTCATCAAAGCTTCCTTTTTTCTTGCTCTTCTTAGTCGAAAGCACCTGGAATGGCCGGCAGCCGTCGCGATAAACAGTAACGCCTTTGCATGATAAGCTATAGGCAAGCTCATACGCTTTTTTAACATCATCCTTAGTGGCTTCGTTAGACAAATTGATGGTTTTGGAAACGGCGTTTTCGGCATATTTCTGGAAAGCATCCTGCATCCTGATATGCCATTCGGGAGATACATCATGGCTGGTAACAAAAATCTTTTTAACATTATCCGGAATATTCGGAATATCGGCAATTGAATTTTTATTAGCTATCTTTTCTATTAGCTCCTCGGAATAAAATCCTAACTGTTTGGCTTTTTGCTTGAAATAGGGGCTAACTTCGACCATTTTCGTGTTGTCCATCACATTCCGCTCATAAGCGATAGCGAATACAGGTTCGATACCGGATGAACAAGCGGAAATTATCGAGATAGTACCGGTCGGGGCAATTGTGGTTACAGTTGAATTGCGCCGCGGCTTGCCCTGCCCGGTTGTCTGGTCGAAAAATTTGGATTTTTCCCAGTTCGGAAAATTTCCTCTAATTTTAGCCAATTCTTGCGATGCCAAGTCGGCCTCGGTTTGAATAAAACCCATAACCTTTTCAGCCAGACTTAACGCCTCCTCGGAATTATAAGGAATGTCGAGCATAATCAGAAGGTCTGCCCAGCCCATTATTCCTAAGCCGATGCGACGATTGGCTTTCGTATTGGAATTGATTTCTTCAAGCGGATAATTGTTAGCCTCAATCACATTATCAAGGAAATGCGTGCTTAAATGCGTAACCCTTCTTAATTTCTCCCAGTCTATTTCACAGCGGAAAAGGTCGGTATCCGGCGAAACCCCGACAGTGGTTTTTATCATCTTGGATAGATTGAGCGAACCAAGGTTGCAGCTTTCATAGGGTAAAAGCGGCTGTTCACCGCAAGGATTGGTTGCCTCAATTAATCCTACCTTGGTTGTATTTTCGAGTTTGTTTATTTTATCGAGAAAAACAATACCCGGCTCGCCGGTGCTGTGAGCATGCTCAACAATAGTATCAAACACTTTTTTGGCATCAAGCGATTGCGGCTGCTCATCACGAATGAACTGTTCGTTTGTTTGAGGATCAATAAGCGGATAAGTTT comes from Candidatus Zixiibacteriota bacterium and encodes:
- a CDS encoding vitamin B12-dependent ribonucleotide reductase produces the protein MNIKATGIKPQLSENAQTVLRRRYLAKDNKGRVIETPEQMFMRVAATIAEPDLDFGASIKEAEKTAVDFYNVMAELEFMPNSPTLMNAGRPLGQLSACFVIPIEDSMESIFDAVKSAALIHKSGGGTGFSFSRLRPTNSVVASTSGVASGPISFMKVINAATEAVKQGGTRRGANMGILRIDHPDILEFITCKDDLSELTNFNISVGITDVFMDAVKKNKTYPLIDPQTNEQFIRDEQPQSLDAKKVFDTIVEHAHSTGEPGIVFLDKINKLENTTKVGLIEATNPCGEQPLLPYESCNLGSLNLSKMIKTTVGVSPDTDLFRCEIDWEKLRRVTHLSTHFLDNVIEANNYPLEEINSNTKANRRIGLGIMGWADLLIMLDIPYNSEEALSLAEKVMGFIQTEADLASQELAKIRGNFPNWEKSKFFDQTTGQGKPRRNSTVTTIAPTGTISIISACSSGIEPVFAIAYERNVMDNTKMVEVSPYFKQKAKQLGFYSEELIEKIANKNSIADIPNIPDNVKKIFVTSHDVSPEWHIRMQDAFQKYAENAVSKTINLSNEATKDDVKKAYELAYSLSCKGVTVYRDGCRPFQVLSTKKSKKKGSFDESLEKIIKDRPETLHGITEKIKTGFGNLYVTINTHEGIPFEVFAQIGKSGHDTMADTEAVCRLISLSLRSGVPVEKIIDQLRGIGGDTQVFGNGGLVRSMPDALAKILQKHFGNGKTPKRDKDLGTEICPDCSSKLVHESGCITCPNCGYSKCK